One Clostridiales bacterium genomic window, TCTTTGTGCGAGCTGGCCGAACCTACGGTCGTGACTATTCCTTCGCCTACGCGGGCGATTATAGTTTCCTCTCCCGCCCCGCCTATAAGCCTTGAAATATTGGTCCTTACAGTTATGCGCGTTTTTACCTTTACTTCTATTCCGTCTTTGGCTACGGCGGAAATCATAGGCGTTTCTATAACCTTGGGACTGACGCTCATTTTAACCGCGTTAAACACATCCCTGCCCGCAAGGTCTATGGCGCGCGCCGATGGAAATGTAAGGTTGATATTGGCGCTATGCGCGCTTATGAGCGCGTCCACCACCCTGATGACATTTCCGCCGGCCATATAATGGGTTTCCAAATCTTCTATGTTTATATCAAGTCCTGCTTTTCTAGATTTTATATAGGCGTCAATTATGGTTTTATATTTAATCCTTCTTAATTTCATCCCCACCAGTTTGCCTATTGATACATATGCGCCTGAGACCGCGGCCGTGAACCATGTTCCCATAGGAAAAATGCCGGTGACAACTACCAAAAACAGCGCCACAACGCTGATAATTACCCATGCCCACCATTCCATAACAATATCTCCTTTTTAAAAAAATGGAATAATACTTAACTTAAATTTAACTTTTGTGAAAATAAGCGAAATATGCGCTTGACCAAAAATATTTGCAAATATTATTTTAGCTTTTTTACCACTATGCGCGCGCCTTCAACTTCTATAACTATTATTTCCATGCCCATCGGTATGAAAGCGCCTTGGGCGATTACATCGTATTCTTTGCCTTCAATGACGGCTTTGCCGCTGGGTCTTAGGGGCGTAACGGTTTTTCCGGTTTTGTCCAATAGATAGCTAAAATCTTTGGTCGCATCCGAGCGCGCAGGGTCAACCGCCGTGCCCGTTTGGATAAAATCGGCCCGAGACAGCCAGCCGTATTTCATAGACCTAACCATAATCAAAAACGCCGCCATCAAAATTACTATGATCAAAAAGATCATAATAAACAGCATTAATAATGTGCCGCCTTGAAGCATCCTTATTACCAAACCTGCGATT contains:
- the floA gene encoding flotillin-like protein FloA (flotillin-like protein involved in membrane lipid rafts) — its product is MEWWAWVIISVVALFLVVVTGIFPMGTWFTAAVSGAYVSIGKLVGMKLRRIKYKTIIDAYIKSRKAGLDINIEDLETHYMAGGNVIRVVDALISAHSANINLTFPSARAIDLAGRDVFNAVKMSVSPKVIETPMISAVAKDGIEVKVKTRITVRTNISRLIGGAGEETIIARVGEGIVTTVGSASSHKDVLENPDSISKTVLDKGLDAGTAFEILSIDIADVDIGRNIGAQLQTDQAEADKRIAQAKAEERRAMAIALEQEMRAKTQEMRANVLAAEAEVPKALSEAFRKGNLGVMDYYHLQNLIADTNMRNSLGGTDKEPKKKE